CTGCGTTAACCATTTCACCAGCTAACTTGTGGGAAGTAGTCGATGGTCAACAACGATTGACAGTCTTCTCAATCATTGGTTACGCGCTTCAAGAACATCTCAAGGCCCTCACTGCCGCGAGCCCAGCCAATGGCTTTATTCCTGGAGCTGTGGTAGACCTAGAGTCGCTTTTCGAAACGTCGCGAAGTAAGAAAGGAACAGCAGTTCCGGTGCTCATCCGCGATGGCGACAACTTTGATAGTGGCTACACATCAGATTTAGCCAAAATACTTAATGCATTTGCCGGCCATACGCCATTGCCTGGAGGCGTTGGACCACGGCTAATGACCACATATTATGAAATTAAACGCTGGGTTGATAATAACCTCAACGCGAGTAATTTCACAAGCTTCTGCACTTACTTTCTAACAAAGTGCCAAGTCGTTCAGGTAATCGCGGATGACGAAGACAGTGCTTTTACAATGTTTGAACCTCTGAATTCGACAAGCGAGCCACTTACCGCTTTCGAGGTTTACCGCTCGAAAGCGGTGCGTTCATTGAATGTTCAGTTCCCTGAGGCTGAGTTATTGTTAGCTTATGAGAAAACCAAGCGTGACGAGGTGATTAAGCGGTCGAATGACCTAATCTTCACGATGGCGCAGACTTACTCAGGACTGCGGCCTCGAATTCACTTTGTTCCGTTGAAGCATTACCTTGATAATAATGTCACGCTAGCTTTTGTCTCTTCTTTCGAAGAGGCAGCGGTCTTCTATCGTACTATTTGGCTTGAGCAGACAGCCACCGATTTGTGGTTTGATGACGAGGCGAAGAACTGCGTCCGTTTTCTTAAAGCAGCGAAACACGAAATTGTAATCCCTCTTCTACTACGCTACTATTTAGGTCAACGGATTGACCTTGGAAAGGTCCTCAAAGTGGTAGTCGCTTTTTTTGCTCTCTGGCGGACCGCCTACCCAACGAACGCTTTACCCAGTATCTACCGCAATTTGTTTACACCAAATCATGCCGACGATATGTCCGTTGTCAGTGGCAACGCACTAAAATCGCCGCAGGCACTTGCGTCTTATTTCCGCTCAAGTCTGTTAGGAAAAATCGGAGCACTAGCTGCCGGACAGACGGAACAGCAGAAATGGGAGAGTGAGCAGACGCTCAACTATGAGGACTTGAAAGTAGTCTCCAAGTTGTTCATCTTCCTAGACATGGGGGGAAGCATCAAGGCAAATCTTGTAACGACTGAGCCGTGGACGTCGGGAGACGATGTAGAGCACATCCATGCAGCTAGCTTAGCACCAATTCCTGCTGGTGTACAGCAGATTGGTAATCTGACCTTTCTGCCAAGCACCGTCAATCGGTCGCTTCAGGCTACTCCGTGGAATGATAAGCGCGAAGCCTATATATGGCTTGCAGCTACTACTGTGATGAAGTCACCTACTCACTATACTAGTGGAAATCCCGTTCCTAAAGGAGTCCAAGACTACCTCAATAGTCCACAGACATTATCATTGGCGCATCTTGGACCAATTGCTAATTACACTACATGGGGGGACGCCGAGATTCAGCAACGCACAGCAACCCTATTAGGTCGCGTCTGGAACATCCTCTACACAGGTTGGCTCCACCCCTAATCTAAAAGGGTCTAGTGTAAGAAAGGTGAACAGGCCCATACGCCAGCTGCTTGTCGATACCGACGGCTGAGTGTGGGCCTGCTGCCATGCGGCTCACCAACACAACGGAAGCTGGGCAGCCCTATTGCCTCAGCGCCGCTTCTGGGTGCAACGGCCGTAAGCAATCTTTACCAACCAAGGCTACCGCGGCCGCTTAACCGAAGCTGCCGCGGCTTACGCCACGAGCTAACTGCCCACCTTCTACCCGCAGATCTATCTGTGACCGTCGCGCAACGCTTGGTGGTCGAGCGCACCTTTGCCAGGTTGAACTGTTTTCGCCGGTTGGTTATGAACTACGAGCACTTGCCAGAAAGCCATGCTGCGTGGATGCTATGGGCCAACATTATGCTTTGCTTGAATCACATTACCTAATCGCCAACACGCTCTAATGCTAAAGCTACTGAACAAGTAAATACGGATTGTGCCTTGTTTGATGTCCGAATAACTACATAAAGAAAGCAGAGCCTAACTTAAAATGGCTCTGCTTTCTTTATGTAGTTATTCGGACATATACTTCCGAGTAACTCGAATGAACTTGTGAGTATCGATCCGGAAGGAAGTACAACAACCACCTTATCAAGGTCTGCCATGAATAGCTGGCGTCAAAGTTAGGGTAGTCACTACAAGGTAGCGATTTTATGAAAGCTGTAACGGCTCCAAAGCGTCGCGGAGATACTAGGAATTGATCAATCTGTGCAATAACTGGGCTCTGCAAAAGCGCTGCGGCGACACATAGATTGAATGCTGGCTTCGTTAGCCCTGGAGTAATTCTTAAAAAAGCCAGATCTATTTCTGCCATTTGTTTACTGGTGTGAGATAGGTTGCTTATGTCGCCACTATATGCTCTGAATAAAACATCAGGAAAACGGGTAATAGGTAACCAGTGAGCAGGCAGTACCGGTAGATCGCCAGAATCTGCCTGCACTGCCTGCTCATATTTTAACCCTTCATCTGTTATAAACAATAAGTTATCAGGCAAAGCGTTAACGGCATCTTTTGTCTTTTGGTAGATAGATTCGTCAACTAAAGCAGAATTAGCAAGCACTGTTTCCTCGAAGTCAGCTAACCCCAAGGATTTTGAGTCTAACTCTACTAGTAATTCCAGATTTGCTCGTTTACTCCATCCAAGGGCCCGGCCTGTGAGATTCGCTGAGCCTATAAAACAAGCTTTGTCCGCTCTGAAGTACTTCGCATGAAGATGAGAGCACAGATAAAGCGAGCTGTTTTTACGGCTGTCAATAAGTGGCCATACACTTAAATCGGAAACTCCTGCTTGGATTTCGAGTGGGTTCCACCTAGTTATGAGACGAACCGAAACCATTGGCTCTATACAAGCCAATAAGCGTTGCAGAACATGCCCTTTAACAAAGGGAGCAACAAGAAAAACTTCATCAGTAGCCTTACTACAAAGCAGTTCAAGTTGCTCCCCTAATAAAATGTGCATGTCTCAATATCAGTTGTTCGTTAGGAAGTCACGTGCAATTCTACCCCAGTCCGCTCGCGCATCTTGGGCAGCACTCTTTCTAGGTCCTTCCAACTCATCCTCATACCGAGCCCATGCCGAAAGCAGAAGTTTTAAGCCGTCCAACGCATTTGTTAGCCGTTCTTTAAGAGTAGCAATATCCACATTATCAACGTCCTCCTCCAAAATATCGACTAGCTTATCATATACCGGATGATCGGTATTCAATATTACTGTGATTACGCCGGCTTTGGGCTTGACGCTGAAAAAGGCTGCTGTTTCAACTGATGCGTCTGCAAAGGCGTACTTAAGACCATTGGATATAGTACGCGCTGCTAACTCGGCTGCTTCCTTATTTGGTACTCCAGATTCAGTCAGAGAAGTAGTGAGTTGCTCTTTCTTCACATCAACGGGCAAGCTCTCATCTGCATCTGACTTACCCGTGTGTCCTTGCTCTTGACGCTCTTTAGTCTTTTGAGTGGCAGTAGCTTCAGCATTAGAGAGTTCGTGTCTTGCTTTGCTTCTTGTGCCAACAACAGCATCTTTAATCTGGCCTCGCAGGACTTTAATATTAGCCCTGATTTGTTGAACAATATCTAGAAGAGGACCTTTAGGATCATTTTCAAGCTTCATTCTCTCCTTTACTACCTGCAAAGTTTCACCATTCAGCATTTCATCCTGATCTAGTGAGAAAAGGTCAGAGAGGTTTCTAGCGGCCTGTTTATTGTTTGATACGCCAAACAGTTCATCTAAAGCTGGTGGAAAATTTATTTCTGCTCCCCACCATCGTTCGCGTGGGTCATAAGCTATAACTAGACCTTGATCGAGGTCTAATTCACGACCAGCTCGTACAATAGAGACGCCTACATTTTTCTTGGCGTGGCTTAAGCCTCCGCTATTACCTTTTTCCCGAGCCTCTTTTTTAGCGAGAGAGAATCTTACACAAACTTCATGTTCCTTACCATTGAATTTCACTTTAAAAGGAATATCGTTTCCCCATTGTTCGAACATTGGCTCTTTGTCCCACGGAGCTGGACAAGATGAATTGGACATCAGATAAAGTGGATCATTAGGTTTTGCCCATTTATCCTTTTGGGTCTCTTTGGGATTAGCTTCATTGAACTCAACCATTCTGATCTTCACCATATCCTTATCCAGAAATTTCCGATATACTCGGCCGATAAGAAGCTCAGAATTCTTGATTAGACCTCCTGCAGTCCGCCACATGGAGCGGTCTATTTTCGTCCAGACAATCAGCGTACCTGACAACTCGAACGACTGGCCAACCTTTTTCCAGACAGCAGGAACAGCTGACTGAGTGGGCTTAGGAACTAGCTTTTGGCCATCATGCAGAATATTGTCTAGATCGAGACATGTATGCCAAGCAGAGTCCACCCCATTCTGCCATGTCCACACGTCTACTCGCGTACACTGAGAGATAGAAGAGGCAGGCAAGCCCATTCCAAAGCGACCAATTCCAGTATGATGTTCAGGGTTCAAACGAGTGCCGTTGCCAAATTGCAACGCCATACGCAACACCTCAGGCGTCATACCACCGCCGTTATCTAGTACCGCAATACTGTTAATTCGAGATAAGTTATTGGCACCCTGTTGAACAGTTTGCTCCCCGCAGAGTAGCTCAACTTGCTTTGCACCAGCTTGGATAGCATTGTCTATAAGCTCAGCTACTGCATATGCAGTATTCTTGTATCCGTTGTCCCGCATAGCTCGAACGGCCAAATGGGTTGGGACAATATCATAATGTGTTTCTGTTTGGGTAGCAGTTGCTTCCATATTTTGTGTAGTAAAATTTACTTAAGCCCATACATCTTCCCAGTTCGCAAAAGCGTTTTTGATGCTGTTGAACCCAGGAAGTTTGAAATCAACAACAGTTACTATTTCTGCTTCTTCATTACCTCCTGCTTGTTTTCCACGAATTGCTCTGCCGATCATTTGCGAGTATAGAACTAATGACTTTGTAGGTCGAGCAATTATGGCAGCACTAGTTCTAGGTGCGTCAAATCCAGTCGTTAAAACGCCATAGTTGCAAAGCACCTTTGGGTCCGCTGAGTCATCTTTATAATCAGCAATGATGCTGTTGCGTAGGGCACTTGAAGTTTGCCCCGTTATAGCGCTTCCCTTTATTCCTCTCGCTCTCAGTACCGTTGCTAGTAGCTCCGCGTGTCCTACAGTTGAGGCAAATACAATGATGCGATTATGCCGCTGAACCATTTCCTCTATCTTATTTAGGATAGCCAGGTTCCGTGCTTCATCTACTGCTAGCTTGCCTAGGATGGCTTCAGGCACATCTAGCTTCTCGCTTAATGCTTGAATATCTTTAGTCGTCATTTCCACGCCAGGTGTATAATGAAGCTGCTCAAAATTGGCCTTAGCCAAGTATCCCTCCTCAATAAGATACTCTACTGGATTATCATACCCCTCTACTTCAAGGGTAACTTTGCACTTACCAAAAAAATTAGCCAGGCCCTCATCGGCACCTACATCATTCCAGGTACGACCAGGTGTGGCAGAAAGTCCTAGTAGCCGCTCATCTTTTCTTAGACTACAAAAAGCATCGAGCAATAAGCTGTAGGTAGGAGCAACGGCTTGATGAGCCTCATCCATAATCAGCAAAGTTGTTCGACTGCCTAGTTGGGAAAGTATAAATGGCGCATTTTTGAGCAAACTCACCATTTTGGCCAATCCCGCAACCAATATCCCATCTCGTATCTCTTCAAGATTCTGGTTATAGCTGCCCCAATATCTATGTACACCAACTTCCCGGTTTCCTAAGTATAACCAAGACTTCTCAAATTCACTTGCTGCTTGTTCACATAGTTCCTCGCTATAAGCAAACCACACAACAATCCCTGGTTCAGTAGACCGAAGATGGTCACAAGCAATATTCATTGCCGTTCGGGTTTTGCCTGAACCTGTCGGCATATGCAGTAATACACGCCCATTCTTCAATAAATTGAAGATAGTTCTTCTTGCAGCAAGCCGTTGATGCTTAAACAAAGTATAGTTTGCTCTCCCCTTTTGGGTTGCAGGAAGCTTGTCTTGCTCTTCATCCACTGGGTGGAACAGCCCAAAAAAGTTGAGCAGCGTATTCGCACGCTCTGAGTTCCTGGTAAATTTAGTTGCTTCCAACGCTTGGTAAGCATTGGCCCCTTCAATGCCTAGTGCTTGGGTCAACAAAGCTGCTTCTTCTGGACGCAGAAGTTCCAGTAGCAGCATGCGAGTTCGAGCACTAAGGAGAAGCTCTTCAGCTGAATAAAGACTTAATAAGATACTTCTGAGTGTACTAACTTTCAGAGTTGACTGGTCTAATATCCTTATAAGCCTGATTGACTCCCTGCCAAGTAACTGCCCAAGAGAATCCTCGTCTGCGCGGTGCAATAGCTGATCAAATAGCATAGTACTATATATATCATCTAATAAAAATTAGCGTATTCAATAAAAGCACGTTAATGTAATCAAGTCCTGAGCATATTGGTTATTTATGGTGACGCTAACAGTCTATTCTCTTGTTAGCTAGCACGTAATCAGACACTTTCATTGACTGGACTTCACTTTGATTTTCGAAAAAGGAAGCGAAGATTCGGATGATAAGCCTCTCGATAGCTACTCTTTGTTGCTTGCTGAGGCCGTCGGCAGGGTGTCAAAACGATAAAAGTCCCAATCGCGTATGTTTTCTCGCTCTTGCTCTTGCTTTAACCTTTTAATCAAGCTCTCTGCTTCACCCACATATATTTTTCTATTCTTTGTATCAATAAGGTTATAAATAACATTAATAGCCTCGACCTGACTTGCAAATGCTTCTCGTTTCCGCCAAGTACCCTTTGTAAAATGGAACGCCTCTTTATCATTGATTTTTTCATCAATGCGCTTAAGAGTATGAGAATTAATTAATTCTTGAAATAACTCAGTATAAATAGGTTTCTGTGTATAATATGCTTTGAATTTAAATTCGCGCTGTTCGTTATTGGATTCAATATCTAAAAACTCCCAAAAGGGTATTTCCTCTTCAATATCGACTCCATCATACTGTACTTTTGCTTTTCGTAAGTCCTGTTCAATGCTTCGCATGTAGCTCATAATGAATACCTCTTTTAGAGCATTACTTAGTGGCTTTGTAAAGAACAAACGGTACATAGCTTTCGAAGGAGAAAAGAGAATATAAGCTCCTTTAAACTCCTTCTTATTGTATATCACGCGTACGGGACTTTCTGTATCTCTACAGAATCCTCAACTCTGAACAGCTCTTCAATTCCCCAAACTTTCCAAAGAAACTTAGGAATAGGAGTGGCAGCGTCCTTGAATACAAACGCGTCCACCTTCTTGCGCCAAAGGGGATGTTCTATATCCGACCGTTCTTGTTTCATACATTATATAAAACAAGACGCGCAGCCTACCTCTTCTTCGTCATCTAAGATATCAAGCAGATATTGGCTGCTTTGTACTTTGGCTTTGTTCTGTTTATTGATAGCATCCAACTTAATCTTTCGGATACGCTCAGGTTTAATCAAGTCGGTTAACGGCTCCTCCATCCAAGTATAACCTTCCCGCTCGTAAGCCAGTGCCCGCTCGAAGAGCGCTAGATGTTGCTCATACAACCACACCCATTCTATTTTTTGCTGAAAGAAACAGAAGAAGCAGCCCGATCTGCTTCGGGCATATTCCCCTTGCTTTCCGTCCACCTCAAAGCTTATTTTTTCATAATAGGCAGGTACTCCCACTCCACTTTCCCGCAACAACCGGAAGATGTCAGCCCGGATCAAGTTGTCGTCGTTATCTAGCAGCGAGAATTCAGCAGCCTCCGCCAATGGGTAGGCTGTGCCACGTAACATGCGGAATACAACTTGATTAAACAGCCGTGTGTCAGCATCTAGCAATGCACTCAACTTTTGCGACTGAGAAAAGCTGCGCGATAAAGGAGTTTCGGCTAGCGCTACTAACCGTGCCTTCTGTGTGGGCTCACTCAACTCCTCGTATAACTCACGAAGTTGAGACAATGCATCAGCCTTTAGTACTTTCTGCACCACATCCTCACTCCAAATGTTGCGGCGGAACGGGAAAATAGATTGAATATTAGACTTGCGAGAGATATACCCCTCTCGGTCTTCGTCCCCGCGAATACCCACATAGGAAATTACTGGGTCATCACCTACAAACTGTTCGAAGGGCTCCAGCTTTAACTTCTTGGTACACCACCGCGCACTCGACGAAGGCAAATAACCTCCGTACACTTTCACAAAGTGGTCAAACGAGTCTTCTGGGCTGTCAGGAGCAGCTTCTAGACGCGTTATCTTCTTTCCTAGATAGTTCTCAAGGTTACTGATGAGTGTATACGTTTCTGGAAGTTCCTTACCAGTGTCACAGAAATAGTATTCAATATCAAGCTCAGGGTGCTTATGACGCAGATAGATAGCTAAAGCCGCACTGTCCTTGCCGCCTGAAATGCCTAATACGTGCCGAGGGGGCTTGCTCATAGTACTACAGTTGTTCTTGTAATAAGCGGGCCAGAATTGCAAGGCTACGAGCTTTATCGTCGCCTAGTAAGGTCCGTATTTGATTTTCCAAACCAGTATCTGCCGCACTTAGTTGTTTCGGGCGGCGAATGATACGGGTTTGCTCTTTTTGGCCAAAAGCGGAGATTCCCAAACGAAACACATCCTCCGATTCTGGATTCACATCCACTTTAGTCAATTCGCACAAGTTATCGAGTTCGTGCACTCGTTGTTGAAAACGGTCCTGAAAAATACGTTCATCTGCGTCCTCAAACCCGGCAAGACTCTTACTCAATAAGCAATTTGCCATAGAGTTGAGCCAAGACTCTCGGTCGTCCAGCTTAGACATGATGCGCTCTTGAAAAACGCGAAGGTCTGCTGGTAGTCGTTGCTTATCTAAGCCTTGAAAACGCCCCTGGAGCCGTTTCTTATATGTCTCGAAATCAACTGCTTTGCCAACTACCAGGCTGCTGATGAATTCCTCAAGGCGTACCAACAGAGCAGGATAGGCTTGACGAAGACGAGCTATGTTTTCCTGTAGGGTTTGTACATACCGTTCCCGCGTAGCAGCGTCACGCTGCAATTCGGGCAGATTAAACCCTAAGGCCCCTGGAAACTTCTCAAAGAACGCCGCTTCAGGGTCTTTCGCCGTAACGATGCTCTCCCGCAAGCGCTGTGCAGCCACTGGCAAGTTACGGGTGCGCTGGGCATAAATGGGTAAAGACTTGTAGAAAGTCAAGAAGGGCTTAATTGATTCAATAAACCCTTCATTAGATACCCGCTCAGCAGGGTTGAGCTGTAATAGCTCCCGGTAGTCATTGAATAGAGCCAGTTTCTCAGGAACCAAAGCAAATGCTTTGATGGCATACTGACCAGGGCTTTTAGAGAACAAGTCCACAACTTCTAATCGTAATTCTGGGATGTATTTCCCTTGCTCACCATACAGCGCAAACTCATGGCGCTTCATGAATAGGAATAAGGGTACCCAGAAGTCGACGAAGCCTTGCTTAAGCTTGAAAGGTTTTCGGAGTAGGGTTTGCATCAGGTCCGAAACCTTCAACGGACCTTCTTGAGTCCGTTGGAGGAAATCTTCACAAGCTTGCCATAGAGCCTGAAAAGAAAGATTATTTGGAGCAGTCAGCGTATAGCCACCATTGATGATTTGATGTATCCCCGTCTCCTGAAGTAGCGAGAGATAAATCGTTTTCTCTGGTGGATATTTTTTTTCAGGAAAACCAAGATCAGGTTGCTGCCAATTTTCAAACAAAGCCCGCATAAAGTTCTTTCGGGCAGTCTGGATAGGAGACGACAGTTTGGTTTTATTAACTAGCTCACTACGATATACCGGGGTCGAGGGGTACACGTAATTGGCAATAGCCGACAGGCAACGGTTGAAACTACGTCGCCCTTCAAAATTCACAGGAATAGGTCCATTGAAAAACCAAGCAATGGCTCCGTCCCGCGCATATAGGCTATCTATCACATAGTGTCGAAGCAATGCCTCTTGGTGTTCCAAAATGCTATTTAGCTCCCTCCGAGCGACTTTATCATTTAAGTTTTCCTCCCGAACCTTGCGCACCTTGTCAATCTCGCGGATTAGCTTTTTGATTTCGCCCGATCGCTGGTAGATGCCATACAGCACTGCATCATTGCGACTGCCTACAGTGTGCTGTAACTTATCAATGGTGAGGGCGTCGGAGAAAATCAGGTTCACGAAACCATCTACTTCACCCCGAGGCTCCTCTAATAGCACATCGTCCGTCATCCGTACTTCGAAAATGCGGGGTGTTCCTCGCTCAAAGGAAACTTGCTTGGCGGCGATATAAGGGAACGTGAAAAACTCACGCAGGCGTTTAGCCACATCCGTAACTTGCTCTACAAGACTTCCAGCCTCATCGATAGCGACTTCGATATCTAGGTCTGTTCCTTCGAACAGAATGAAGCTATTTTTGTGTGGGACAAAGCGCACGAGCTTATGCTGTTGCAGTACCTTCAGTATAGGAGCTGCAGTGGGTTGTCCTAAGCTTGTTTGAGTGTAGACCTCTAAAAACTCGCTACTAATTTCTGCACCAGCCGACGCAAAAATGGAAAGCAGCCCAATGGTTTTTATCAGCTGTTTTGCGGTTTCTGAATCAGCTGCCTCATCTAAATACTTCTCTACTTGGTCCAGCGTTGACCGAATAATGGCCCATTGAGCGAAGTGTGGGTTGTAGCGAGAGGTAAGTAGGGAATAATAATGGAAGCTCAGGTAGTCATATACCAGGCTTATATTGTAATACGTTCCCTGAACGGCTTGCTGTTCTAGACCAAGATAATCGTTAGACTGCAAGAAGGAGAACAATGACCGTTCATTTTGACCGTAGCGCTGCAATGCTTGTACCAATACAGCGGCCGCAAGCAAGTCAAGTGGCCATAGTTGTTGTTGCATTTCCAGCGTGAAGTAGTCACGCAACGGGAATGCTTTGGCATTCTCTATTGCTTCAAACAACCTTGTATTCGTTGCTGGATTGGCAACGGTGGGCTGTGGTAGAGTAATTAGCTGTTGCGCCGCAAGCATGAGGAGCTGTTCTACCGGCTCGTTGAAAGTCAATTCTTTCAGACGTCCTTTTACTTTTTCCCATTCTTGCCGTTGTGTGCGTCCTAAGCTGACGGCATATGCACTTAGGTCCTGGTGAACCGTCGATACCAGCATTATATCCCGGCTGGCGTCGTTAATATACTCAGCTAACTCTTGGATAAAGTACAATTCATCCTCTGGGCTTTCCTTGGCCGCATACTCTAGAAACTTACCAAATTCGTCTATTATAAGGATGAGTGCTGCGCCTTTCTTGGCAAGTTCGCGGTACTGCAGCTCAATAGCCAGCAGAATGTACTCCGTTGTCGTTTCAGCATTCCCATCTGTGATGAAATGCTGAGCAAACGTTTCTTTCAGAGAAGCATACTGACCTATGAAACGCTCAAATCGAAAAGACTTAATATTTTTAAAGCCAACTTCTGTTTTGAAATATTCATGCTTCTTCTTCAGTGTTTTTTGAAACGCCCACAGAAACGCTGACTTACCTGTACCATAAGCCCCAACTATGTTAAAGCAATGAGTGCCTGACAAATAGTTGTTAACAATTTGCCCAAAAATCCGCTGTGCATTCTGTGTGGGCAGATACGACAATTCATGTTTCGCATCGCGCACAATGTTGACGGAAGGGCTATACGACTTGGCCATAATATGCTTGCAGAACCTCAGTGAGGTTGATTAGATCTTTCTTAATGGTCAACACGCGGTTTCCTGCTGTGCTTGAGTAAACGATAGCAGTCGGAAACTGCACCATCATTTCCTCTATCTTGTAAAATAGTCCTTTTTCATTCAAGGCGAACACTAGTCCTGGAGAGTCAGGAGCGACTTCCAAATCGGTAAAACTGATTGCTTCTCCGTACGATTCATTCTCGAGTATTACTTGCAAAACCACTTGCCAAGGCAACTCAGGACGTTCCGTATTTTCGATGTGGTATCGGATGCCATCAGTCTTACTGATGGTTAGCAAGCCCAAGTCTTGCAGCAACCCAGTCGACTCTTCTTCAATGTCTACCTTACCACCATCTTTTCCAGAGGGACCATAAGTCCGCACAAAGACGGTCATATCCGACTCCAGCGTATTCTCATTCACTGCCACTCCCCGTTCACTACACTTTCTCGTTACATATTGCTGGAGCTGGGCACGGCTAAAGGAAAAGCCTTGCTTACGCAGCTCATTAAATATGAAGTGATAAAGAGAAGCCCGGCCAGTTTTTACTAGTAAGTAGTGTAGATACCATAAAGTAGCTTCATCCTCAAGATAGGGGTCCAAACCATCTGCACCAAGTATTTGATGAGCAATAGGTTGAAGGACATCTATCTCATCTGTTAAGCCGAACGACCGCAACCAATAACGGATAGAGGTAACCATGTTTTTACCAACTCCTAGCCGTACGACTGAATCGGCATTTGTAAAGTTGCCGCCACTATGGAGAAAGTCATAGCCTTTCTTTAGCCAGTTATTTCGACAAATGAATGTATCGTGGCCTTGAAATATGAGGCGGTCTGATAGCATGACGTATTTTTTTCAGCTAAGGTAGCCATAAGGCTAAGCCCTTTCAAGTTGTGCTAATATTTTGAGTAAAGCCTTAGTAGTTTACAATCTGACCTGCAGCATCTTATACAGTGTATATTTATTGCTTGCATAGTGTGCTAACAGCTTTACCCT
This genomic interval from Hymenobacter sp. GOD-10R contains the following:
- a CDS encoding DUF262 domain-containing protein, with amino-acid sequence MKAEAIPLMELYNTSNKAYVIPSYQRPFAWEPRKAEELLEAVLEDAEANAKLTSLGTLLFCKIVDTDLFGNGTALTISPANLWEVVDGQQRLTVFSIIGYALQEHLKALTAASPANGFIPGAVVDLESLFETSRSKKGTAVPVLIRDGDNFDSGYTSDLAKILNAFAGHTPLPGGVGPRLMTTYYEIKRWVDNNLNASNFTSFCTYFLTKCQVVQVIADDEDSAFTMFEPLNSTSEPLTAFEVYRSKAVRSLNVQFPEAELLLAYEKTKRDEVIKRSNDLIFTMAQTYSGLRPRIHFVPLKHYLDNNVTLAFVSSFEEAAVFYRTIWLEQTATDLWFDDEAKNCVRFLKAAKHEIVIPLLLRYYLGQRIDLGKVLKVVVAFFALWRTAYPTNALPSIYRNLFTPNHADDMSVVSGNALKSPQALASYFRSSLLGKIGALAAGQTEQQKWESEQTLNYEDLKVVSKLFIFLDMGGSIKANLVTTEPWTSGDDVEHIHAASLAPIPAGVQQIGNLTFLPSTVNRSLQATPWNDKREAYIWLAATTVMKSPTHYTSGNPVPKGVQDYLNSPQTLSLAHLGPIANYTTWGDAEIQQRTATLLGRVWNILYTGWLHP
- a CDS encoding phospholipase D family protein — translated: MHILLGEQLELLCSKATDEVFLVAPFVKGHVLQRLLACIEPMVSVRLITRWNPLEIQAGVSDLSVWPLIDSRKNSSLYLCSHLHAKYFRADKACFIGSANLTGRALGWSKRANLELLVELDSKSLGLADFEETVLANSALVDESIYQKTKDAVNALPDNLLFITDEGLKYEQAVQADSGDLPVLPAHWLPITRFPDVLFRAYSGDISNLSHTSKQMAEIDLAFLRITPGLTKPAFNLCVAAALLQSPVIAQIDQFLVSPRRFGAVTAFIKSLPCSDYPNFDASYSWQTLIRWLLYFLPDRYSQVHSSYSEVYVRITT
- a CDS encoding ATP-binding protein — encoded protein: MEATATQTETHYDIVPTHLAVRAMRDNGYKNTAYAVAELIDNAIQAGAKQVELLCGEQTVQQGANNLSRINSIAVLDNGGGMTPEVLRMALQFGNGTRLNPEHHTGIGRFGMGLPASSISQCTRVDVWTWQNGVDSAWHTCLDLDNILHDGQKLVPKPTQSAVPAVWKKVGQSFELSGTLIVWTKIDRSMWRTAGGLIKNSELLIGRVYRKFLDKDMVKIRMVEFNEANPKETQKDKWAKPNDPLYLMSNSSCPAPWDKEPMFEQWGNDIPFKVKFNGKEHEVCVRFSLAKKEAREKGNSGGLSHAKKNVGVSIVRAGRELDLDQGLVIAYDPRERWWGAEINFPPALDELFGVSNNKQAARNLSDLFSLDQDEMLNGETLQVVKERMKLENDPKGPLLDIVQQIRANIKVLRGQIKDAVVGTRSKARHELSNAEATATQKTKERQEQGHTGKSDADESLPVDVKKEQLTTSLTESGVPNKEAAELAARTISNGLKYAFADASVETAAFFSVKPKAGVITVILNTDHPVYDKLVDILEEDVDNVDIATLKERLTNALDGLKLLLSAWARYEDELEGPRKSAAQDARADWGRIARDFLTNN
- a CDS encoding DEAD/DEAH box helicase produces the protein MLLLELLRPEEAALLTQALGIEGANAYQALEATKFTRNSERANTLLNFFGLFHPVDEEQDKLPATQKGRANYTLFKHQRLAARRTIFNLLKNGRVLLHMPTGSGKTRTAMNIACDHLRSTEPGIVVWFAYSEELCEQAASEFEKSWLYLGNREVGVHRYWGSYNQNLEEIRDGILVAGLAKMVSLLKNAPFILSQLGSRTTLLIMDEAHQAVAPTYSLLLDAFCSLRKDERLLGLSATPGRTWNDVGADEGLANFFGKCKVTLEVEGYDNPVEYLIEEGYLAKANFEQLHYTPGVEMTTKDIQALSEKLDVPEAILGKLAVDEARNLAILNKIEEMVQRHNRIIVFASTVGHAELLATVLRARGIKGSAITGQTSSALRNSIIADYKDDSADPKVLCNYGVLTTGFDAPRTSAAIIARPTKSLVLYSQMIGRAIRGKQAGGNEEAEIVTVVDFKLPGFNSIKNAFANWEDVWA
- a CDS encoding phosphoadenosine phosphosulfate reductase family protein encodes the protein MSKPPRHVLGISGGKDSAALAIYLRHKHPELDIEYYFCDTGKELPETYTLISNLENYLGKKITRLEAAPDSPEDSFDHFVKVYGGYLPSSSARWCTKKLKLEPFEQFVGDDPVISYVGIRGDEDREGYISRKSNIQSIFPFRRNIWSEDVVQKVLKADALSQLRELYEELSEPTQKARLVALAETPLSRSFSQSQKLSALLDADTRLFNQVVFRMLRGTAYPLAEAAEFSLLDNDDNLIRADIFRLLRESGVGVPAYYEKISFEVDGKQGEYARSRSGCFFCFFQQKIEWVWLYEQHLALFERALAYEREGYTWMEEPLTDLIKPERIRKIKLDAINKQNKAKVQSSQYLLDILDDEEEVGCASCFI
- a CDS encoding DUF4007 family protein, with amino-acid sequence MLSDRLIFQGHDTFICRNNWLKKGYDFLHSGGNFTNADSVVRLGVGKNMVTSIRYWLRSFGLTDEIDVLQPIAHQILGADGLDPYLEDEATLWYLHYLLVKTGRASLYHFIFNELRKQGFSFSRAQLQQYVTRKCSERGVAVNENTLESDMTVFVRTYGPSGKDGGKVDIEEESTGLLQDLGLLTISKTDGIRYHIENTERPELPWQVVLQVILENESYGEAISFTDLEVAPDSPGLVFALNEKGLFYKIEEMMVQFPTAIVYSSTAGNRVLTIKKDLINLTEVLQAYYGQVV